One Suricata suricatta isolate VVHF042 chromosome X, meerkat_22Aug2017_6uvM2_HiC, whole genome shotgun sequence genomic region harbors:
- the TREX2 gene encoding three prime repair exonuclease 2 → MSEVPRAETFVFLDLEATGLPNIDPEVAEISLFAVHRSSLENPDRDESGVPVLPRVLDKLTLCMSPERPFTAKASEITGLSSDGLARCRKAGFDRAVVRTLQAFLSRQEGPICLVAHNGFDYDFPLLCTELRRLGAHLPPDTICLDTLPALRGLDRAHSHGTRAQGCKGYSLGSLFRRYFRAEPSAAHSAEGDVHTLLMVFLHRAAELLGWADEQARSWAHIEPMYVPPDGPSLEA, encoded by the coding sequence ATGTCTGAGGTGCCCCGGGCTGAGACTTTTGTCTTCCTGGATCTGGAAGCCACTGGACTCCCCAATATAGATCCCGAGGTGGCCGAGATATCTCTGTTTGCTGTGCACCGCTCCTCCCTGGAGAACCCAGACCGAGATGAGTCTGGTGTCCCTGTGCTGCCCCGGGTCCTGGACAAACTCACACTGTGTATGAGCCCAGAGCGTCCTTTCACTGCCAAGGCCAGCGAGATCACCGGCTTGAGCAGTGACGGCCTGGCCCGGTGCCGGAAGGCTGGCTTTGACCGCGCCGTGGTGCGGACTCTACAGGCCTTCCTGAGCCGCCAGGAGGGCCCCATCTGCCTTGTGGCTCACAATGGCTTCGATTATGACTTCCCCCTGCTGTGCACAGAGCTGCGGCGCCTGGGCGCCCACCTGCCCCCGGACACCATCTGCCTGGATACGTTGCCTGCGCTTCGGGGCCTGGACCGCGCCCACAGCCATGGCACCCGGGCCCAGGGCTGTAAGGGTTACAGCCTGGGCAGCCTCTTCCGCCGGTATTTCCGGGCCGAGCCGAGTGCAGCCCACTCGGCCGAGGGCGACGTACACACCCTGCTCATGGTCTTCCTGCACCGCGCTGCCGAGCTGCTTGGCTGGGCCGACGAGCAGGCCCGGAGCTGGGCCCACATCGAGCCCATGTACGTGCCTCCTGATGGCCCGAGCCTTGAAGCCTGA